In Bacteroidia bacterium, one DNA window encodes the following:
- a CDS encoding KpsF/GutQ family sugar-phosphate isomerase — MITEKEIITLGKGALRAEIEGLKHLENSFPDDFAPLVQSILQVKGRIILTGIGKSAIIAEKITATLNSTGTPSIFMHAAEAIHGDLGMVQQDDLIIALSHSGNTPEIKYLAGLIVKMGNPLACICGNKESALAKLSQWVIAYHIEREACPLNLAPTTSTTLQLALGDALAIALLSSRNFTATDFSKFHPGGNLGKKIYLTCGEIASQNEKPEVQSTDSIQQVIVEISRKRLGATAVFEQDKLVGIITDGDIRRMLEKSVSLQHLAAKDIMSKNPKVFSSKSLAAEALELLKQFKISQLIVADEDGKYVGMIHIHDLYKEGLV, encoded by the coding sequence TTGATAACAGAAAAAGAAATAATTACATTAGGAAAAGGTGCTCTTAGAGCGGAGATTGAAGGATTGAAGCACTTGGAAAATTCATTTCCGGATGATTTTGCACCACTTGTTCAATCAATCTTGCAGGTGAAAGGGCGTATTATTTTAACAGGCATTGGAAAAAGTGCAATCATTGCAGAAAAAATAACTGCCACTCTTAATTCCACAGGTACACCATCGATTTTTATGCATGCAGCAGAAGCAATACATGGAGATTTGGGGATGGTTCAGCAAGATGATTTAATCATAGCGTTGTCGCATAGTGGCAATACACCGGAAATTAAATATCTGGCAGGGCTTATTGTCAAAATGGGTAATCCGCTTGCTTGTATATGTGGAAATAAAGAATCGGCACTTGCAAAACTCTCTCAATGGGTGATAGCATATCATATTGAGCGAGAAGCATGTCCTTTGAATTTGGCACCTACCACAAGTACTACTTTGCAATTGGCATTGGGAGATGCATTGGCGATAGCGCTGTTGAGTAGCAGGAATTTTACTGCAACCGATTTTTCTAAATTTCACCCGGGAGGCAATTTGGGCAAAAAAATTTATTTGACATGCGGAGAAATTGCTTCTCAAAATGAAAAACCCGAAGTGCAATCTACAGATTCAATACAGCAAGTGATTGTTGAAATTTCACGCAAAAGATTAGGCGCAACGGCTGTTTTTGAACAAGATAAATTAGTGGGAATAATTACTGACGGAGATATTAGAAGAATGCTTGAAAAAAGTGTTAGTTTGCAGCATCTTGCCGCAAAGGACATTATGAGTAAAAATCCAAAAGTGTTTTCATCAAAAAGTCTTGCAGCCGAAGCGCTGGAGCTTTTAAAGCAGTTTAAAATTTCACAGTTGATCGTAGCCGATGAAGATGGAAAATATGTAGGCATGATTCATATTCACGATTTATATAAAGAAGGATTAGTTTAG
- a CDS encoding sugar phosphate nucleotidyltransferase: MKKFNQNHYAIIMAGGIGSRFWPWSKKAYPKQFLDILGTGQTLLQLTYSRFLNIVPQDNIYIISNEIYTPLIQEQLPNIAVDNIIKEPQAMNTAPCVAYASSKIHNLNKNAVCVFAPSDHLILKETVFVDTVLKGLEFASKENSLVTIGITPNRPDTGYGYIQFLTQGSDNLAHKVKTFTEKPDLELAQTFVDSGEFLWNAGIFIWSTKAIIDAFETLQPDVFMLFKDGSKVYNTPAEEAYIRKIYPQTKSISIDYAIMEKAGNVCVIPADLGWSDLGTWKSLFEVREKTLENNVIHGDKILALDTTGSLVLNQEKEKIVVVNGLKEMMVINTPDALMICELNREQEVKHIVNEIKNKYKDKFS; the protein is encoded by the coding sequence ATGAAGAAATTCAATCAGAATCATTATGCCATAATTATGGCTGGAGGTATTGGCAGCCGTTTCTGGCCCTGGAGTAAGAAGGCATATCCAAAGCAGTTTTTAGATATATTGGGTACAGGTCAAACCCTGTTACAACTCACTTATAGCAGGTTTCTCAATATAGTTCCGCAGGATAATATTTACATCATTTCAAATGAAATTTACACTCCGCTTATTCAAGAACAGCTCCCCAATATAGCAGTTGACAATATCATAAAAGAGCCGCAAGCCATGAACACCGCCCCTTGTGTGGCTTATGCTTCTTCGAAAATTCACAATTTAAATAAAAATGCAGTTTGTGTATTTGCTCCCAGTGATCATTTGATTTTAAAAGAAACAGTTTTTGTTGATACCGTCTTAAAGGGGCTTGAATTTGCAAGTAAAGAAAATTCTTTAGTTACGATTGGGATTACTCCTAACAGACCTGATACAGGGTACGGTTATATTCAATTCCTGACGCAAGGCTCAGACAATCTTGCACATAAAGTAAAAACCTTTACCGAGAAACCGGATCTTGAGTTAGCGCAGACGTTTGTTGACAGCGGAGAATTTTTATGGAACGCAGGTATTTTTATTTGGTCAACCAAGGCTATCATTGATGCTTTTGAGACACTGCAACCGGATGTGTTCATGCTATTTAAAGATGGTAGTAAGGTTTATAATACACCTGCTGAGGAAGCATACATTCGTAAAATTTATCCTCAAACAAAAAGTATTTCAATTGATTATGCCATCATGGAGAAGGCAGGCAATGTGTGTGTTATTCCGGCTGACTTGGGCTGGAGCGACTTGGGAACATGGAAATCCTTGTTTGAAGTTCGTGAAAAAACACTTGAGAATAATGTGATTCATGGGGATAAAATTTTAGCCTTAGACACAACGGGCTCTTTAGTGCTCAATCAAGAAAAAGAAAAAATAGTGGTTGTGAATGGATTGAAGGAAATGATGGTAATCAATACCCCGGATGCATTGATGATTTGTGAGCTTAACCGCGAACAAGAGGTGAAACACATTGTGAACGAGATTAAAAATAAGTACAAAGACAAATTTTCTTAA
- a CDS encoding TolC family protein → MKKGFIAIAFLLLTFYCAKAQTILTLKDCIALAYKYNPQIRSAELQAQIAKIDWNSAKYSMLPSLSMGVNHGYNFGRSIDRFSNQFVTNRILTDYFSMNADWVVFNGFQKQNSLRASRFNYQAGMKELEAYKNQVALNVASAYLSLLLSKELVKSMESQVNASREQLERTKKLVLSGAADRSAELGLEAQLANENLSLVEALNQKEMARVNLLNLILLPPADNWDIEEPSVNQTDSPVFELDAVYQNALKNVPDIQSSLLKVQSAEMSEKVNRGMQLPMVSIYANMSTVFSQNALQITNMTPIGTQTIGYVDGTNQPVLQPTYRTETKVVPFNEQLNNNFGRTVGVSFSWNIFNGMYVQHNIQKSKLNRDIQQQNLQQTQNTLKANIAKSIADYNASIAKKIAAQKSLDAAQLQMDFAVKRFENGLMNFFDYTNAKNQLLKAEIAVLQAKYEWLFNRMVVEFYNGNTIEIR, encoded by the coding sequence ATGAAAAAAGGCTTTATAGCTATTGCGTTTCTCTTACTCACTTTTTATTGTGCTAAAGCTCAGACTATTCTCACACTAAAAGATTGTATTGCACTTGCCTATAAATACAATCCACAAATACGCTCTGCTGAGTTACAAGCTCAAATTGCAAAAATTGATTGGAATAGCGCAAAATATTCTATGCTTCCTTCACTGTCAATGGGTGTGAATCATGGTTATAACTTTGGCCGTTCGATTGATCGATTTAGTAACCAATTTGTTACAAACCGTATTCTGACTGATTACTTTTCTATGAATGCAGATTGGGTGGTTTTTAATGGATTTCAAAAACAAAACAGTCTGAGAGCATCTCGTTTTAATTATCAAGCAGGAATGAAAGAGTTGGAAGCATATAAGAACCAAGTTGCATTGAATGTCGCTTCTGCTTATTTGTCTCTTTTGTTGTCAAAAGAACTTGTTAAGAGTATGGAGAGTCAAGTGAATGCTAGCAGAGAGCAGTTGGAACGAACTAAAAAGTTAGTGCTTTCCGGAGCAGCTGATAGGAGTGCTGAATTGGGATTGGAGGCTCAACTGGCAAATGAGAATTTATCCTTAGTAGAGGCTCTAAACCAAAAGGAAATGGCGCGTGTCAATTTACTTAACTTAATTCTGCTTCCACCTGCTGATAATTGGGATATAGAGGAGCCATCTGTTAATCAAACGGATTCCCCTGTTTTTGAATTAGATGCAGTCTATCAAAATGCGTTGAAAAATGTACCTGATATTCAGAGTAGTTTATTGAAAGTACAGAGTGCTGAAATGTCTGAAAAGGTAAATAGGGGAATGCAACTGCCTATGGTGTCCATCTATGCGAATATGAGTACGGTCTTTTCTCAAAATGCCCTTCAAATTACCAACATGACACCAATAGGTACACAAACAATCGGTTATGTTGATGGTACCAATCAACCGGTGTTACAGCCAACTTATAGAACTGAAACGAAGGTTGTGCCCTTTAATGAACAGCTAAATAATAACTTCGGAAGGACAGTGGGAGTGAGTTTTAGCTGGAATATTTTTAATGGAATGTATGTTCAGCACAATATTCAGAAAAGTAAACTGAATAGGGATATACAACAACAGAATTTACAGCAAACGCAAAATACGCTCAAAGCCAATATTGCCAAGTCAATTGCAGATTATAATGCCTCTATTGCAAAGAAAATTGCTGCTCAAAAGTCATTAGATGCTGCTCAATTGCAAATGGATTTTGCCGTCAAACGTTTTGAAAACGGATTAATGAATTTCTTTGATTATACAAATGCTAAAAATCAATTGCTGAAAGCAGAGATAGCTGTGTTGCAAGCCAAATATGAATGGTTGTTTAACCGAATGGTAGTGGAATTTTATAATGGTAATACAATTGAAATTAGGTAG
- a CDS encoding S41 family peptidase yields the protein MLSKFFNKKWKRFSALGVMLIIGLSAIKDSGFFEVTKNLEIFASAYKEVHLNYVEEVNPGELMKTGIDAMLASLDPYTNYYTESEVEDALIKRKGDFGTPGIEVALMQNRIVITAIKSGSSADLLGVRLGDIIMEINQRDFSNKSVSETYEAFEGAVGSILKIKIMRGTDLLEFNLERQKTDFSNVPYYGMATKEYGYIKLDQFMEGSAAEVKSAFLELKKNAQLEGLILDLRNNGGGLLIDAIRILNLFLNKDQVLVVTRGRTDEYYQEYKTFDTPLDTIIPLVVLINENSASASEIVAGTIQDMDRGIVIGQNSYGKGLVQNVIPLPYRNQIKVTIAKYYIPSGRCIQEIDYSKHKHKDSSALTKPFFTKNKRKVYEGTGIKPDIVQEKPISSAFFSALRNGSYIFDFATEYFKQNPDSVAIESFSLKPSVYDDFRQFCLSKGFTYQTQTEIEVERIKSTAIQEQLNQDVENSITSLKTQINKNKDKDWERYKDIVLSLLNIEISKRYYGEKNLYPIIFKFDKDIKRAIDILGNTREYNQVLNKL from the coding sequence ATGTTATCAAAATTCTTTAATAAGAAATGGAAAAGATTCTCTGCATTGGGCGTGATGCTGATAATTGGACTTTCTGCTATCAAAGATTCCGGCTTTTTTGAAGTAACAAAAAACCTTGAAATTTTTGCGTCTGCATACAAAGAAGTACACTTGAATTATGTTGAAGAAGTAAATCCTGGCGAACTGATGAAAACCGGTATTGACGCAATGCTTGCCTCCCTTGACCCTTACACTAATTACTATACAGAATCGGAGGTTGAAGATGCGCTTATTAAAAGAAAAGGCGATTTTGGTACACCCGGAATAGAAGTCGCACTCATGCAAAACCGTATAGTGATTACTGCTATAAAATCGGGGTCATCCGCAGATTTGTTGGGCGTAAGATTAGGTGACATCATAATGGAAATTAACCAAAGAGATTTTTCAAACAAATCTGTTTCTGAAACCTATGAAGCATTCGAAGGTGCGGTAGGAAGCATATTAAAAATAAAAATAATGCGTGGCACTGACTTGCTTGAATTTAACCTCGAAAGGCAAAAAACGGATTTCAGCAATGTCCCCTATTATGGTATGGCTACCAAAGAGTATGGCTATATTAAACTTGATCAGTTTATGGAGGGTTCTGCCGCAGAGGTCAAAAGTGCTTTCTTAGAGCTAAAGAAAAATGCACAATTAGAAGGACTTATTCTCGATTTAAGGAACAATGGCGGAGGCTTATTGATTGATGCTATCAGGATTCTCAACTTATTTTTAAACAAAGACCAAGTCTTGGTCGTTACACGTGGCAGAACCGATGAATACTACCAAGAATACAAAACTTTCGACACCCCACTTGACACCATTATTCCACTTGTCGTTCTGATTAATGAAAACTCGGCTTCTGCTTCTGAAATTGTTGCCGGCACAATTCAAGACATGGACAGAGGCATTGTGATCGGACAAAACTCCTACGGTAAAGGCTTAGTACAAAATGTAATTCCTTTGCCTTATCGAAACCAAATCAAGGTTACAATCGCCAAATACTACATACCTTCCGGCAGATGCATCCAAGAGATTGATTACAGTAAACACAAGCACAAGGATTCATCTGCGCTTACTAAACCTTTCTTTACTAAAAACAAACGTAAAGTATATGAAGGTACAGGAATAAAGCCGGATATTGTACAGGAAAAACCAATATCCAGCGCGTTTTTCTCTGCTCTTAGGAACGGTAGTTATATTTTTGATTTTGCAACTGAATATTTTAAACAAAATCCGGACTCCGTTGCTATAGAATCTTTTAGCTTAAAACCTTCTGTTTATGATGATTTCAGACAATTCTGCCTGTCAAAAGGTTTCACATATCAAACACAAACAGAGATAGAAGTAGAAAGAATCAAATCCACCGCTATCCAAGAACAGTTAAATCAAGATGTAGAGAACTCTATCACTTCTTTGAAAACTCAAATCAACAAAAACAAGGATAAGGATTGGGAACGCTACAAGGATATTGTACTTAGCCTTTTGAATATTGAGATTTCGAAACGTTACTATGGCGAAAAGAACCTCTACCCTATTATTTTTAAATTTGACAAAGACATTAAACGTGCTATTGATATCTTAGGGAATACAAGAGAATACAATCAGGTGCTAAACAAGCTGTAA
- a CDS encoding MATE family efflux transporter: MSAIEEVKRTTLLAIPIILGEVVQMALHIIDAAMVGAVHYKQLAASSLVFSIINIPFVFGIGLTIAISQMVSMSKGQYDSPKVSHYFFNGMVISIIASILISVGLYMSSNVVYHLNQDPEVAQLAQPFLKIMALSMIPMILFIACKQFADGLEFTKVAMAISLAGIPINIFINWLLIFGNWGFPRLELMGAGWGTLITRFLMLAAILIDIFNSRLFKRYIQVIKRQWYVSMDAIKQLLHLGIPIALQIVLEASAFAISGILVGTIDAQSQAAHQISLSIASFIYMGTVGLSQACSIRISNAYGQENTHKIRVIGKSTLVITVLTGSIFAIALIVFRNQLPLFFNNSPDVVQIASWLLVLAALFQIPDATQVVAAGALRGIRDVKVPTLLIGGSYWLLGMPLGILIAFKFDMGASGIWIGFIVALTLVSINLVSRFLKKTKE; this comes from the coding sequence ATGAGTGCAATAGAAGAAGTCAAACGAACTACCTTACTTGCCATTCCAATTATCTTAGGCGAAGTCGTTCAAATGGCACTGCACATCATTGATGCGGCAATGGTAGGAGCTGTGCACTACAAACAATTAGCAGCTTCTTCTTTGGTCTTTAGTATTATCAACATTCCTTTTGTGTTTGGTATCGGTCTTACTATTGCTATCTCTCAAATGGTATCAATGTCAAAAGGACAATATGATTCACCCAAAGTATCTCACTACTTTTTTAATGGTATGGTGATAAGTATCATTGCTTCAATTCTCATCAGTGTTGGGTTATACATGAGTAGCAATGTAGTCTATCATCTAAATCAAGACCCTGAAGTAGCACAACTTGCACAACCATTTTTAAAAATAATGGCACTCTCAATGATACCTATGATATTATTCATTGCTTGCAAACAATTCGCGGATGGCTTAGAATTCACAAAGGTTGCAATGGCAATTTCATTGGCAGGAATCCCAATAAATATTTTCATTAATTGGTTGCTGATATTTGGCAACTGGGGTTTCCCTAGATTAGAACTTATGGGTGCAGGCTGGGGAACTTTAATCACAAGGTTTTTAATGTTAGCAGCCATTCTCATAGATATTTTCAACTCAAGATTATTCAAAAGATACATCCAGGTCATCAAGCGTCAGTGGTATGTCTCTATGGACGCTATAAAGCAACTGTTACATTTAGGAATTCCCATTGCGTTGCAAATTGTTTTAGAAGCGAGTGCATTTGCTATTTCAGGAATTCTTGTGGGCACGATTGACGCACAATCTCAGGCAGCACATCAAATCTCATTGAGTATTGCTTCTTTTATATACATGGGAACTGTCGGACTGTCTCAAGCGTGTTCAATTAGAATTAGTAATGCTTACGGTCAAGAGAACACACACAAAATCAGGGTTATCGGAAAATCAACGTTGGTGATCACAGTATTAACAGGCTCCATATTCGCCATTGCGCTTATTGTATTTCGCAATCAACTGCCTTTATTTTTTAATAACAGTCCCGATGTAGTACAAATCGCTTCTTGGTTACTGGTTCTTGCTGCATTATTTCAGATTCCTGATGCTACACAAGTAGTGGCTGCCGGTGCGCTGCGCGGAATTCGTGATGTCAAAGTACCTACTTTGCTTATAGGCGGCTCTTATTGGCTGTTGGGTATGCCATTAGGCATTTTAATTGCTTTTAAGTTTGACATGGGTGCCTCCGGTATCTGGATAGGGTTTATTGTGGCTCTGACTTTGGTATCTATCAATTTAGTAAGTAGATTTTTAAAGAAAACCAAAGAGTAA
- a CDS encoding rhomboid family intramembrane serine protease, producing MVTYILIALSVLVSLAALSNRELFDKLKYNPFQVKHHKELYRMLTHGFVHADYGHLFINMFVLWSFGTAVEDVFYDYFDGLATPFYLLLYFGALIVSALPAFKEYKDTPAYSAVGASGAVSAVLFSFILMKPLKLLGVMLVIPVPAFIFGIIYLWYEAKMQNKRDGIAHDAHISGALFGVTITILYNPKFVLNFFLQIGEAIEHVIK from the coding sequence GTGGTAACTTATATTCTCATAGCTCTTTCTGTTTTGGTGTCTTTGGCAGCATTGTCAAACAGAGAATTATTTGACAAACTTAAATACAACCCTTTTCAAGTCAAACATCATAAAGAGTTGTACAGAATGTTGACTCATGGGTTTGTGCATGCAGATTACGGACATTTGTTTATCAATATGTTCGTTTTGTGGTCCTTCGGAACTGCTGTTGAAGACGTATTTTATGATTATTTTGACGGTCTTGCAACACCATTTTATCTGCTTTTGTACTTTGGGGCATTGATTGTTTCTGCCCTGCCTGCATTTAAAGAATATAAAGATACGCCTGCATACAGTGCAGTGGGAGCATCGGGAGCGGTTTCAGCGGTACTATTCAGCTTTATCTTAATGAAACCTCTTAAACTTCTTGGTGTAATGCTTGTTATTCCTGTGCCTGCTTTTATTTTTGGAATTATTTATCTTTGGTATGAAGCGAAAATGCAAAACAAAAGAGATGGCATTGCTCATGATGCACATATATCAGGTGCATTGTTTGGCGTTACAATAACTATTTTATATAACCCTAAATTTGTGCTCAACTTTTTTTTACAAATAGGTGAAGCCATCGAACATGTAATTAAATGA
- a CDS encoding NAD(P)H-dependent glycerol-3-phosphate dehydrogenase: MSHNIAVIGSGSWATAIVKILAESPLINQIHWWMRSKDYVDSFYQYGHNPNYLSSVFFDKKRVNATNDLAACVNSSEIIIIATPSAFVHTAINSITRDAFKGKILVSAVKGLIPETTQIVSDYIHTHLHIPHKDIACISGPCHAEEVARERLSYLTIASENIALAEFLLPLFRCRYINCTASDDIVGIEHAAVLKNIYAIAAGIANGLGYGDNYKAVLISYAIREIETFLQKLGIDSLRVNESAYLGDLLVTAYSQLSRNRTFGSMLGRGYSVSSAQMEMKMVAEGYYSAKQIYMLNKRVGAEMPMMETVYKIIYENANAVSAFAELSQQLH; encoded by the coding sequence ATGTCTCATAACATTGCGGTGATTGGCTCCGGAAGTTGGGCTACAGCCATTGTTAAAATCTTGGCAGAAAGCCCTCTTATCAACCAAATTCATTGGTGGATGAGAAGCAAGGACTATGTGGATTCATTTTATCAATACGGTCATAATCCTAACTACCTCAGCAGTGTTTTCTTTGACAAAAAGAGGGTTAACGCTACCAATGACCTTGCCGCTTGCGTTAATTCCTCAGAAATCATTATTATAGCCACCCCATCCGCTTTTGTTCATACAGCAATTAACAGCATCACAAGGGATGCATTTAAGGGGAAAATTTTAGTTTCTGCAGTCAAAGGTTTGATACCGGAAACAACTCAGATTGTGTCTGATTATATCCACACACATTTACATATACCACACAAAGATATTGCTTGTATCAGTGGACCTTGTCATGCAGAAGAAGTTGCACGAGAAAGACTATCCTATCTCACGATTGCTTCTGAAAATATTGCATTAGCAGAATTCTTATTGCCTTTGTTTCGCTGTAGATATATCAATTGTACCGCTTCGGATGACATTGTTGGAATTGAGCATGCTGCCGTTTTGAAAAACATATATGCAATTGCTGCAGGAATTGCCAACGGATTAGGCTATGGCGACAATTACAAAGCAGTTTTGATTTCGTATGCAATTCGCGAGATTGAAACTTTTTTGCAAAAATTGGGTATTGATTCTCTAAGGGTAAATGAAAGTGCATATTTGGGAGATTTGTTAGTAACTGCATATAGCCAACTGAGTCGTAATCGCACTTTTGGGAGTATGCTTGGCAGAGGATATTCTGTCTCCTCAGCACAAATGGAGATGAAAATGGTAGCAGAGGGATATTATTCTGCAAAACAAATTTATATGCTCAATAAGCGTGTTGGTGCAGAAATGCCAATGATGGAAACAGTCTATAAAATTATTTATGAAAACGCAAATGCAGTGAGTGCGTTTGCAGAATTATCGCAACAACTGCATTAA
- the infB gene encoding translation initiation factor IF-2, whose protein sequence is MSDKTYRINKVATELNVSFQTLIEKLINKGFDIESKPTAKISAEMYDYLLSEFKSDKAARDESKSLKLSVQQHKIKETPTTEISIKPGNKPVQQEDEKEDEEEQVIIKNKLLNENQETHKTIEEKPVIEEPIKDTTPTKEQENTSVLKGPKVVGKINLDEISEKTKPSKQSKKKTKEDKEATPPKTKETPTQEIVESKDLDNQNVEQQNEVEEVELIKTQYEKLKGLSVKGKIELKTEPVITKKPHHKAKEDKEQPFDKKKRVRKVVEKVKIEDALKSKTQFNNKKKFEKPKEITEKEIQDRLKQTLSRIDTSGRGKTSKSKFKRQRREFNAEERLKNMEQLERDEKVLKVTEFISANELATLMNVGVNDIITSCFSLGLMVSINQRLDAETITIVADEFGYEVDFVDADAQINIETEKDRPEDLLPRAPIVTVMGHVDHGKTSLLDYIRSANVIAGEAGGITQHIGAYEVVLENKQRITFLDTPGHEAFTAMRARGAKLTDIAVIVIAADDSIMPQTREAISHAQAAGVPMIFAINKIDKPAANPDKIREELSQMNILVEEWGGKYQCQEIAAKFGKNVDKLLEKILLEAELLELKTNPNKAANGTVIEAKMDKGRGIVANLLVQSGTLRVGDHMVAGAWYGKIKALFNERFQRIEQAGPSAPVSVLGFSGAPTAGDPFQVFPDEASAKELANKRFQLLREQGIRSTKHITLDEIGRRLAVGNFKELNLIVKGDVDGSVEALSDSLLKLSTDEIQISIIHKGVGQITESDVLLASASDAIIIGFQVRPAQGAKKLAESEQIDIRHYSVIYKAIEEIKSAMEGMLSPELVEKVIGDVEVREVFNISKVGTIAGCMVLDGKITRNSDVRIIRDGVVIHTGRLASLKRFKDDVKEVTKGYECGLHIEKFNDLQIGDNIEVFTEEEVKRKLK, encoded by the coding sequence ATGTCAGATAAAACATACAGAATAAATAAAGTAGCAACAGAACTCAATGTTAGTTTTCAAACATTGATTGAGAAATTGATAAATAAAGGGTTTGATATTGAATCAAAACCTACTGCTAAAATATCAGCAGAAATGTATGACTATTTACTTTCTGAATTCAAATCTGACAAAGCTGCAAGAGATGAATCCAAGTCTCTTAAATTGAGTGTACAACAACACAAAATAAAAGAAACCCCTACTACTGAGATTTCAATTAAACCCGGCAATAAACCAGTACAACAGGAAGACGAAAAAGAGGATGAAGAAGAACAAGTTATTATTAAAAACAAACTCCTGAACGAAAATCAAGAAACTCATAAAACAATTGAAGAAAAACCGGTTATTGAAGAACCTATTAAAGACACAACTCCGACAAAAGAACAAGAGAACACTTCAGTATTAAAAGGACCCAAAGTAGTAGGTAAAATCAATCTTGATGAAATCAGCGAGAAAACAAAACCCTCTAAACAATCTAAAAAGAAAACTAAAGAGGACAAAGAAGCCACCCCTCCTAAAACAAAAGAGACTCCTACCCAAGAAATTGTTGAATCTAAAGATTTGGATAATCAAAATGTTGAACAACAAAATGAAGTCGAAGAAGTTGAGTTAATCAAAACACAATACGAAAAACTAAAGGGTTTAAGTGTCAAAGGCAAAATTGAGCTCAAAACTGAGCCTGTTATTACTAAGAAGCCTCATCACAAGGCAAAAGAAGATAAAGAACAACCATTTGACAAAAAGAAGAGAGTTAGAAAAGTAGTTGAAAAAGTAAAAATTGAAGATGCCCTAAAAAGCAAAACTCAGTTTAATAACAAAAAGAAATTTGAAAAGCCAAAAGAAATTACAGAAAAAGAAATTCAAGACAGGCTTAAACAAACATTATCTAGGATTGACACATCAGGGAGAGGAAAAACAAGTAAATCTAAATTTAAAAGACAAAGGCGTGAATTCAATGCAGAAGAGAGGCTCAAAAATATGGAGCAACTTGAACGCGATGAAAAAGTACTAAAAGTTACTGAGTTCATTTCTGCTAATGAACTTGCAACGCTTATGAATGTTGGAGTTAATGATATTATTACCTCATGCTTTAGCTTAGGTTTAATGGTTTCTATAAATCAACGCCTAGACGCAGAAACCATTACCATAGTTGCAGACGAATTTGGTTATGAAGTAGATTTTGTTGATGCGGATGCACAGATCAATATAGAAACAGAAAAAGATCGTCCTGAAGACTTACTACCTCGTGCTCCTATTGTTACAGTAATGGGACACGTTGACCATGGTAAAACCTCATTACTTGACTATATCCGTTCTGCAAACGTGATTGCAGGAGAAGCTGGCGGAATTACCCAACATATTGGTGCTTATGAAGTCGTTTTAGAAAATAAACAACGGATTACATTCTTGGACACACCCGGACACGAAGCCTTCACAGCCATGCGTGCGAGGGGTGCTAAATTGACTGACATTGCAGTTATTGTAATTGCGGCAGACGATAGCATAATGCCTCAAACACGAGAAGCAATCAGTCACGCACAAGCTGCCGGTGTTCCTATGATTTTTGCTATTAACAAAATTGATAAACCCGCTGCCAACCCGGATAAGATCCGCGAAGAACTCTCGCAAATGAATATCTTGGTTGAAGAATGGGGAGGCAAATATCAATGTCAAGAAATTGCAGCAAAATTTGGTAAAAACGTAGATAAACTGCTTGAGAAAATATTGTTAGAAGCAGAATTACTAGAACTGAAAACCAATCCAAACAAAGCTGCTAATGGTACTGTAATTGAAGCAAAGATGGATAAAGGGCGTGGAATCGTTGCCAATCTATTAGTTCAAAGTGGAACATTGAGAGTTGGAGATCACATGGTAGCCGGTGCTTGGTATGGAAAGATTAAAGCCCTATTCAATGAAAGATTCCAACGCATTGAACAAGCAGGACCTTCTGCACCTGTGAGTGTACTTGGATTCAGCGGTGCACCTACTGCCGGAGATCCTTTTCAAGTATTCCCTGATGAAGCCTCAGCAAAAGAATTAGCAAATAAACGTTTTCAACTTCTCAGAGAGCAAGGAATACGTTCTACAAAACATATTACGTTGGATGAAATTGGCAGAAGATTGGCAGTGGGCAACTTCAAGGAACTGAATTTAATTGTAAAAGGTGATGTGGATGGTTCTGTGGAGGCTCTCTCTGATTCATTACTCAAACTTTCTACTGATGAAATTCAAATCAGTATTATCCATAAAGGTGTAGGTCAAATTACAGAATCAGATGTATTGCTGGCATCTGCTTCCGATGCGATTATTATAGGTTTCCAAGTGAGACCCGCCCAAGGTGCTAAAAAACTTGCTGAATCTGAACAAATTGACATCCGTCACTACTCTGTTATCTACAAAGCCATAGAAGAGATTAAGTCTGCGATGGAAGGTATGTTATCTCCTGAATTAGTTGAAAAAGTGATTGGCGATGTTGAGGTAAGAGAAGTGTTTAATATTTCTAAAGTCGGCACTATTGCAGGATGTATGGTACTCGATGGAAAAATCACACGTAATTCTGATGTCAGAATAATCAGAGATGGTGTAGTTATTCATACAGGAAGGTTAGCCTCACTCAAACGCTTTAAGGATGATGTGAAGGAAGTTACCAAAGGATATGAATGTGGTTTACACATAGAAAAATTTAATGATCTTCAAATTGGCGACAATATTGAAGTCTTCACTGAAGAAGAAGTTAAAAGAAAACTAAAATAA